One Nerophis ophidion isolate RoL-2023_Sa linkage group LG06, RoL_Noph_v1.0, whole genome shotgun sequence genomic region harbors:
- the LOC133554605 gene encoding transmembrane prolyl 4-hydroxylase-like, protein MSKVNMDHLQQQEDAGVGEDSSSLPPVRSTRPPVQRSSVCSRAYFVVVMVFFHVYILNVIALLMYVHYNNGHRDPVASDEPFSSSASEGESPPLHPTPPEIELRVVGLSHHFRLSRTEGIRVGHVQPVSLVADRTHKMKTLSLKPLLFEIPGFLSEEECRMVVQLAQLKGLMESQMTAGSQSNQQDESNQSLLSLSTEEVFSLLDLNQDGLLQKQEIESHSRSRDGTWLSPDNLHQILTGLEVGSTGMLNLEEFKRVYDVSQSPGQEQREKLWSRFKQRSKHTWLYQGTGSHHVLQTLRSRVTILTRLPTSLVEMSEPLQVFRYDLGDFSDAHHDSSSHRAETTCTHTRLARNASTFKEVSCRYLTVLIYLSPVEEGGETTFPVADNRTYDEQALIQDGVDLTDTRKTCGRGNLKIKPTVGTALLLYNHLSDGQGVNRRP, encoded by the exons ATGTCGAAAGTAAACATGGACCATCTACAGCAGCAGGAGGACGCGGGTGTAGGAGAGGATTCCTCCTCTTTGCCTCCCGTCCGCTCCACTCGGCCGCCCGTCCAGAGGAGCAGCGTCTGTTCTCGGGCATACTTCGTCGTGGTGATGGTCTTCTTTCACGTCTACATACTGAATGTCATCGCCCTGTTGATGTACGTGCACTACAACAATGGCCACAGAGACCCTGTCGCTAGCGATGAGCCTTTCTCTTCATCTGCCAGCGAGGGAGAAAGCCCCCCCCTCCATCCAACGCCTCCTGAAATTGAGCTCCGAGTGGTGGGGCTAAGCCATCATTTCAGACTTTCTCGCACTGAGGGGATAAGG GTGGGACATGTTCAGCCAGTCTCGCTCGTGGCGGACAGAACGCACAAGATGAAAACGCTCAGCCTGAAGCCTCTGTTATTCG AGATCCCTGGCTTCCTGTCAGAGGAGGAGTGCCGAATGGTGGTGCAGCTGGCCCAATTGAAGGGTCTGATGGAAAGCCAGATGACGGCAGGCAGCCAGTCAAACCAGCAAGATGAGTCAAACCAGTCACTTCTTTCGCTGAGCACCGAGGAGGTCTTTAGTCTGTTGGACCTCAACCAGGATGGGTTGTTACAGAAACAGGAG ATTGAGAGTCACTCACGCTCTCGAGATGGGACTTGGTTGAGTCCAGACAACCTGCATCAGATACTCACTGGTCTGGAAGTCGGCTCAACAG GGATGCTGAACTTGGAGGAATTTAAGCGTGTTTACGACGTGTCCCAAAGCCCAGGACAAGAACAAAGGGAGAAGCTCTGGAGCCGTTTCAAGCAGAGAAGCAAACACACGTGGCTTTATCAAGGCACTGGATCCCATCACGTGCTACAGACACTAAGGAGCCG TGTAACAATCCTTACTCGTCTGCCTACTTCATTGGTTGAGATGAGCGAGCCGCTACAAGTATTTCGTTATGATCTCGGAGACTTCAGCGATGCCCATCATGACAGCAGCTCACACCGTGCAGAAACCACCTGCACGCACACACGACTAGCAAGAAATGCTTCTACCTTCAAAGAGGTTTCCTGCAG ATATCTTACTGTGTTGATCTACCTCAGCCCTGTAGAAGAGGGTGGCGAGACGACGTTTCCTGTAGCAGACAACCGTACGTACGACGAGCAG GCACTGATCCAAGATGGAGTTGATTTAACAGACACCCGGAAGACATGTGGGCGAGGGAACCTAAAGATAAAACCCACTGTGGGGACGGCACTCCTCTTGTACAACCATCTCTCCGATGGACAAGGTGTGAATAGAAGGCCTTAG